The Streptomyces tendae genome has a window encoding:
- a CDS encoding SAM-dependent methyltransferase, producing MSAASLEARKRIRTDQPHTARIWNYWLGGKDNYPVDQATGDQIRTLHPGIGDYALADRQFLGRAVRYLAGECGIRQFLDIGTGLPTADNTHEVAQRIAPDSTVVYVDNDPIVLAHAEALLTSTPEGSTSYLDEDLRNIDAILEQAAKTIDFSRPVALILLGVVIFVEKDEEAYGTVRRLMDALPPGSHLVLSHTITRPDMPDVDAAVAFWNENGTPKLTQRTPEAVTRFFDGLELLEPGVVSCNHWRPEDPSADLPAEVAMFGGVGRKG from the coding sequence ATGTCCGCGGCATCGCTCGAGGCACGCAAGCGCATCAGGACCGACCAGCCGCACACCGCCCGCATCTGGAACTACTGGCTGGGCGGCAAGGACAACTACCCGGTCGACCAGGCGACCGGCGACCAGATCCGCACACTGCACCCCGGCATCGGCGACTACGCCCTCGCCGACCGGCAGTTCCTCGGCCGCGCCGTGCGGTACCTCGCCGGCGAGTGCGGGATCCGCCAGTTCCTCGACATCGGCACCGGGCTGCCCACCGCCGACAACACCCACGAGGTGGCGCAGCGGATCGCCCCGGACTCCACCGTCGTCTACGTCGACAACGACCCCATCGTGCTGGCCCACGCCGAGGCCCTGCTCACCAGCACGCCGGAGGGCAGCACGTCGTACCTCGACGAGGACCTGCGCAACATCGACGCGATCCTCGAACAGGCCGCGAAGACCATCGACTTCAGCCGCCCGGTGGCCCTCATCCTGCTCGGCGTGGTCATCTTCGTCGAGAAGGACGAGGAGGCGTACGGCACCGTGCGCCGCCTGATGGACGCCCTGCCGCCGGGCAGCCACCTGGTCCTCTCCCACACGATCACCCGCCCGGACATGCCGGACGTCGACGCGGCGGTCGCCTTCTGGAACGAGAACGGCACCCCGAAGCTGACGCAGCGGACACCGGAAGCGGTGACCCGCTTCTTCGACGGCCTGGAGCTGCTGGAGCCGGGGGTGGTCTCCTGCAACCACTGGCGCCCGGAGGACCCCTCCGCGGACCTCCCGGCGGAGGTGGCGATGTTCGGCGGGGTGGGCCGGAAGGGCTGA
- a CDS encoding DUF6232 family protein, with protein MTINEGVLWVGGEAYPLRNISHVGQRRMDVDKGAAWKKFFQGTFVWLVLGGILVAAADAVGVIIFLAVQGYLIWKLVSTLQIPPVFGLILNTSGTQREAIWSTRQEEIQQLIYEVTKAIGNPDVAQMIINVEHAVQGNLIQQYGSGNIGTAQHSGSGGIQAS; from the coding sequence GTGACAATCAATGAGGGTGTGTTGTGGGTGGGGGGCGAGGCCTATCCGCTGCGCAACATCTCTCACGTCGGTCAGAGGAGAATGGACGTCGACAAGGGCGCCGCATGGAAGAAGTTCTTCCAGGGCACCTTCGTCTGGTTGGTCCTCGGCGGCATTCTCGTCGCCGCGGCAGACGCCGTGGGCGTCATCATCTTTCTAGCCGTCCAGGGCTATCTGATCTGGAAGTTGGTCTCCACCCTCCAGATACCTCCGGTGTTCGGCCTCATCCTGAACACCTCCGGTACCCAGCGCGAAGCCATCTGGTCCACACGGCAGGAGGAGATCCAGCAGCTGATCTACGAGGTCACCAAGGCCATCGGCAATCCCGACGTCGCCCAGATGATCATCAACGTGGAGCACGCGGTCCAGGGCAACCTGATCCAGCAGTACGGCTCGGGAAACATCGGCACGGCTCAGCACAGCGGCAGCGGGGGCATCCAGGCATCATGA
- a CDS encoding superoxide dismutase — MGTYALPDLPYDYSALAPAITPEILELHHSKHHAAYVKGANDTLEQIAEVRDTDQITPTGLVGLEKTYAFNLSGHVLHSIFWQNLSPDGGDRPDGALATAIDEHLGGFEAFKKQLTVATTSVQGSGWGVLAWEPLGKRLIVEQVYDHHGNVGQGSTPLLVFDAWEHAYYLQYKNVRPDYVTKLWDLVNWEDVAARYAAAAGA; from the coding sequence ATGGGCACCTACGCGCTTCCCGACCTGCCCTACGACTACTCAGCGCTCGCGCCGGCCATCACGCCGGAGATCCTGGAACTGCACCACTCCAAGCACCACGCCGCCTACGTCAAGGGAGCCAACGACACGCTGGAGCAGATCGCCGAGGTTCGCGACACAGACCAGATCACACCAACCGGCCTCGTCGGCCTGGAGAAGACCTACGCCTTCAACCTCTCCGGGCACGTCCTGCACTCGATCTTCTGGCAGAACCTCTCCCCGGACGGCGGCGACCGTCCCGACGGAGCGCTGGCGACCGCGATCGACGAGCACCTGGGTGGCTTCGAAGCCTTCAAGAAGCAGCTGACCGTGGCCACCACATCCGTGCAGGGCTCGGGCTGGGGCGTGCTCGCATGGGAGCCCCTGGGCAAGCGGCTGATCGTTGAGCAGGTCTACGACCACCACGGCAACGTCGGCCAGGGCAGCACCCCGCTGCTCGTCTTCGACGCCTGGGAACACGCCTACTACCTGCAGTACAAGAACGTCCGACCGGACTACGTCACCAAGCTCTGGGACCTGGTCAACTGGGAGGACGTCGCAGCCCGTTACGCAGCGGCCGCCGGCGCCTGA
- a CDS encoding MarR family winged helix-turn-helix transcriptional regulator, which translates to MNTAPASSAAAGEPRWLTDEEQRVWRAYVDATTLLEDHLDRQLQRDAGMPHVYYGLLVKLAEAPRRRLRMTELAKDAKITRSRLSHAVARLEKNGWVRREDCPSDKRGQFAVLTDEGMGVLRAHAPGHVEAVRQAVFDRLTPEQQKSLGEIMKIVAEGLQPSEAGADLPWLR; encoded by the coding sequence ATGAACACGGCACCCGCATCATCGGCAGCCGCCGGGGAGCCCCGCTGGCTCACCGACGAGGAACAGCGCGTCTGGCGTGCGTACGTCGACGCCACCACGCTCCTGGAGGACCACCTCGACCGTCAGCTCCAGCGGGACGCGGGCATGCCGCACGTCTACTACGGCCTGCTGGTCAAGCTCGCCGAGGCGCCCCGCCGGCGACTGCGGATGACGGAGCTGGCGAAGGACGCCAAGATCACCCGCTCCCGGCTGTCGCACGCTGTGGCCCGTCTGGAGAAGAACGGCTGGGTGCGCCGTGAGGACTGCCCCTCCGACAAGCGCGGCCAGTTCGCCGTGCTGACCGACGAGGGCATGGGGGTGCTGCGCGCGCACGCGCCCGGCCACGTCGAGGCCGTACGGCAGGCGGTCTTCGACCGGCTCACCCCGGAACAGCAGAAGTCCCTCGGCGAGATCATGAAGATCGTCGCCGAGGGACTTCAGCCGAGCGAAGCGGGTGCGGACCTGCCCTGGCTCCGCTGA
- a CDS encoding DUF4240 domain-containing protein, which yields MTWADFWALMATVNGEAAEESCQRLAEELSRRPVSDIVGFAERHAEALYHLDQEKFGTLPVVDLTARFGSPFPQSADVFLYARCAVVAAGQAVWESVFFDVDKFAPYTSSERDGEWLLYVPDKAYELATGKEWDRPTRYCFESYSNRDGWPELRD from the coding sequence ATGACTTGGGCCGACTTCTGGGCACTTATGGCCACCGTGAACGGCGAAGCAGCTGAAGAGAGCTGCCAGCGCCTCGCCGAGGAGCTGAGCCGCCGTCCCGTCTCCGACATCGTCGGCTTCGCGGAGCGGCATGCCGAGGCGCTCTACCACCTGGATCAGGAAAAATTCGGCACTCTGCCGGTGGTCGACCTGACGGCCCGGTTCGGCAGCCCATTCCCGCAATCAGCCGACGTGTTCCTGTACGCGCGTTGCGCTGTGGTGGCCGCAGGGCAGGCCGTGTGGGAGAGCGTCTTCTTCGATGTCGACAAGTTCGCCCCATACACCTCAAGCGAGCGCGACGGCGAATGGCTGCTGTACGTGCCGGACAAGGCGTACGAGCTGGCCACTGGCAAGGAGTGGGACCGCCCTACCCGCTATTGCTTCGAGAGCTACTCCAACCGGGACGGCTGGCCAGAACTTCGGGACTGA
- a CDS encoding DUF6233 domain-containing protein, which translates to MSDQPSRLDLLRFARRVVVQQATAAVRQLDGWIADEERREAERRRGGEMRPSPPEWLLQYGLNRRNVDAVHVGDCWAAAKSGRCRPASREQVVEALRHGVVACVHCRPDTALGLLDNP; encoded by the coding sequence GTGAGCGACCAACCGTCCCGACTGGATCTGCTGCGCTTCGCGCGCCGTGTAGTGGTGCAGCAGGCGACGGCCGCTGTGCGACAGCTCGACGGGTGGATCGCGGACGAGGAGCGGCGTGAGGCTGAGCGGCGCCGAGGTGGGGAGATGCGGCCGTCACCTCCGGAGTGGCTGCTCCAGTACGGGCTGAACCGGAGAAACGTGGACGCCGTCCATGTGGGGGACTGCTGGGCGGCGGCGAAGTCGGGCCGCTGTCGTCCTGCGTCCCGAGAGCAGGTGGTGGAGGCTCTGCGGCACGGAGTGGTGGCGTGTGTGCACTGCCGTCCGGATACGGCACTGGGTCTGTTGGACAACCCGTGA
- a CDS encoding TetR/AcrR family transcriptional regulator, producing MQTATPLTRKAPRPRADALRNRERIVTAAREMFVEFGPEVPFDEIARRAGVGNATVYRNFPDRDALVREVVCSVMDRTVRAAEQALSETGDAFEALERFAHAAADERISALCPMISSTFDQSHPDLEDARRRVESLAVQLMDRARAAGQLRDDVEYGDLLVGVAQLSRPPAGTGCGSADRFVHRHLQLFLDGMRAPARSVLPGSAVTVEDLRR from the coding sequence GTGCAGACCGCGACCCCCCTGACGCGCAAGGCGCCCCGGCCGCGCGCCGACGCCCTGCGCAACCGGGAGCGGATCGTCACCGCCGCCCGGGAGATGTTCGTCGAGTTCGGCCCCGAGGTGCCGTTCGACGAGATCGCCCGCCGGGCCGGCGTCGGCAACGCCACGGTGTACCGCAACTTCCCCGACCGCGACGCGCTGGTGCGCGAGGTCGTCTGCTCCGTCATGGACCGTACGGTCCGGGCGGCCGAGCAGGCGCTCAGCGAGACCGGGGATGCCTTCGAGGCGCTGGAGCGCTTCGCGCACGCGGCCGCCGACGAGCGGATCAGCGCGCTCTGCCCGATGATCTCCAGCACCTTCGACCAGAGCCATCCCGACCTGGAGGATGCGCGCCGGCGCGTCGAGAGCCTCGCCGTTCAGCTGATGGACCGGGCCCGGGCGGCCGGCCAGCTGCGGGACGACGTGGAGTACGGCGATCTGCTGGTGGGCGTCGCGCAGCTGAGCCGGCCCCCGGCCGGCACCGGCTGCGGGAGCGCCGACCGCTTCGTCCACCGCCATCTCCAGCTGTTCCTGGACGGCATGCGGGCGCCCGCCCGGTCCGTCCTGCCGGGTTCGGCCGTGACCGTGGAGGATTTGCGCCGCTGA
- a CDS encoding transporter substrate-binding domain-containing protein, translated as MTPIDAELAHDLAPTGVLRASINLGNPVLAQGTPDEPSGVTVELAREVAARLALPVQFICFDAARKSYAAMADGRADLCFLAVDPDREKEVAFTTPYVHIEGVYAAPVDSEFVSADDVDRDGVRIGVKKGSAYDLHLSRTLRHATVVRGDEGVDVFHAENLDVAAGIRQPVTAHVAGRGELRLLEPAFMTIRQAMGTPKERRPRTTQFLSELVAELVASRFVAEALRRSGQDPALAAPTPV; from the coding sequence ATGACGCCTATCGACGCAGAGCTTGCGCACGACCTGGCCCCCACCGGAGTGCTGCGCGCCTCCATCAACCTCGGCAACCCGGTCCTCGCCCAGGGGACCCCCGACGAGCCGTCCGGGGTCACTGTCGAGCTTGCCCGTGAGGTTGCCGCACGTCTGGCTCTGCCGGTGCAGTTCATCTGCTTCGATGCGGCCCGCAAGTCGTACGCCGCGATGGCCGACGGCCGCGCCGACCTGTGTTTCCTGGCCGTCGATCCGGACCGAGAGAAGGAAGTGGCGTTCACCACGCCGTACGTGCACATCGAGGGTGTGTACGCGGCTCCGGTGGACTCGGAGTTCGTCTCCGCCGACGACGTGGACCGGGACGGGGTGCGTATCGGCGTCAAGAAGGGGTCCGCGTACGACCTCCACCTGAGCCGCACCCTGCGTCACGCCACCGTGGTGCGCGGCGACGAGGGGGTCGACGTCTTCCACGCCGAGAACCTGGATGTGGCGGCCGGCATCCGCCAACCGGTGACCGCCCACGTTGCTGGGCGAGGCGAACTGCGTCTGCTGGAGCCCGCGTTCATGACGATCCGGCAGGCCATGGGCACCCCGAAGGAGCGGCGTCCGAGGACGACTCAGTTCCTCAGCGAACTCGTCGCCGAGCTGGTGGCGTCCCGATTCGTGGCTGAGGCGCTACGCCGTTCCGGCCAGGACCCGGCACTGGCTGCGCCCACCCCGGTGTGA
- a CDS encoding M6 family metalloprotease domain-containing protein, translating into MQPQPSRRRISPRRLAALASVGALTLAVCSSAGNGHLSPATTAPGAGPSALSQSSAHGPCMISSEREVQMSEGVPTSPGYTRSTGTVRALTLMIDFSDAPGEGDALDRYREFFPQTREWFATSSYGRLDYRPELPVPDWLRMPKSFREYGIERGAPFDPGYRELIRDLVSEADAEVDFQSYDLVNVLVTPNAGPAALDTVLSVTFAGNDEAPTADGTPVSNASFVYSRQDDGSGSYDRTGYRVLPHENGHVFGLPDLYTAEGGGAVGHWDIMSEDWGANNDFLAWHKWKLGWLDISQVSCVARHGSGEYVLTPLARAGGPKLVFIPLDAHSGYAVELRTRAGNDEAVCRPGILIYRVDADVDTGMGPITVHDATRDSGGCTRAPNVHAELSDATFTPGQNFVDREEGVRVAVLTGGAEEYRIRVTRTSAQ; encoded by the coding sequence ATGCAGCCGCAGCCGAGCCGACGCCGGATATCCCCGCGCCGCCTGGCAGCCCTGGCATCCGTCGGCGCCCTCACCCTCGCGGTCTGCAGCTCGGCCGGCAACGGCCACCTCTCCCCCGCGACCACCGCCCCCGGCGCCGGCCCGAGCGCCCTGTCCCAAAGCTCCGCGCACGGCCCCTGCATGATCAGCAGCGAGCGCGAGGTCCAGATGTCCGAGGGCGTGCCCACCTCCCCCGGCTACACCCGCTCCACCGGCACCGTCCGTGCCCTCACCCTGATGATCGACTTCTCCGACGCACCCGGCGAGGGCGACGCCCTGGACCGCTACCGGGAGTTCTTCCCGCAGACCCGCGAGTGGTTCGCCACCAGCTCCTACGGCCGCCTCGACTACCGCCCCGAACTGCCCGTGCCCGACTGGCTCCGCATGCCCAAGTCCTTCCGCGAGTACGGCATAGAGCGCGGCGCCCCCTTCGACCCCGGCTACCGGGAACTGATCCGCGACCTCGTGTCCGAGGCCGACGCCGAGGTGGACTTCCAGTCGTACGACCTGGTCAACGTGCTGGTCACCCCCAACGCCGGCCCCGCCGCCCTGGACACCGTCCTGTCCGTCACCTTCGCCGGCAACGACGAGGCCCCGACCGCGGACGGCACCCCCGTCTCCAACGCGTCCTTCGTCTACTCCCGCCAGGACGACGGCTCCGGCTCCTACGACCGCACCGGCTACCGCGTGCTCCCCCACGAGAACGGCCACGTCTTCGGTCTGCCCGACCTCTACACCGCCGAGGGCGGCGGCGCGGTCGGCCACTGGGACATCATGAGCGAGGACTGGGGCGCCAACAACGACTTCCTCGCCTGGCACAAGTGGAAGCTGGGCTGGCTGGACATCTCCCAGGTGAGCTGCGTCGCCCGACACGGCTCAGGGGAGTACGTCCTGACGCCGCTGGCGCGTGCGGGCGGCCCCAAGCTCGTCTTCATCCCCCTCGACGCCCACTCCGGCTACGCGGTCGAACTGCGCACCCGCGCCGGGAACGACGAGGCGGTGTGCCGCCCCGGCATCCTCATCTACCGCGTCGACGCCGACGTGGACACCGGCATGGGGCCGATCACCGTCCACGACGCCACCCGGGACAGCGGCGGCTGCACCCGGGCGCCCAACGTGCACGCGGAGCTCTCGGACGCGACCTTCACACCGGGCCAGAACTTCGTGGACCGCGAGGAGGGGGTACGGGTGGCGGTGCTGACGGGGGGCGCGGAGGAGTACCGGATACGGGTGACGCGTACGTCGGCGCAGTGA
- a CDS encoding GntR family transcriptional regulator, producing the protein MAATDDRRPKYQRIADSLREAIRSGEYGPGDRLPGENDLMAAHSVARMTARQAIGVLRDEGIAEARKGAGVFVRAFRPLRRRGIQRLARDQWGNGRSIWSADIESRALEVDQVSVSEETAPAHISAVLNLTAEAVMCVRRRRFVVDNKPVLLATSYLPLSLVAGSAITQEDTGPGGTYARLAELGHEPVHFREEIRSRMPSPDELTQLSLAPGTPVILICRTAFTDEGHPVEVNEMTLDAASYVLEYDFDA; encoded by the coding sequence ATGGCTGCTACCGACGACCGTCGGCCCAAGTACCAGCGGATCGCAGACTCTTTGCGCGAGGCGATCCGGTCGGGCGAGTACGGTCCCGGTGATCGGCTCCCGGGAGAGAACGACCTCATGGCCGCGCACAGCGTGGCCCGCATGACGGCCAGGCAGGCGATCGGCGTCCTGCGGGACGAGGGCATCGCCGAGGCCCGGAAGGGGGCCGGCGTGTTCGTCCGGGCCTTCCGCCCGCTCCGCCGTCGCGGCATCCAGCGACTGGCCCGCGACCAGTGGGGCAACGGCCGCTCGATCTGGTCGGCGGACATCGAGTCCAGGGCGCTGGAGGTCGACCAGGTCTCCGTTTCCGAGGAGACAGCTCCCGCACACATCAGTGCGGTGCTGAACCTGACTGCCGAAGCCGTCATGTGCGTGAGGCGCCGGCGCTTCGTCGTGGACAACAAGCCGGTTCTGCTCGCAACGAGCTATCTGCCCCTGTCCCTGGTAGCCGGCTCCGCCATCACCCAGGAGGACACCGGGCCCGGCGGCACCTACGCCCGACTCGCCGAACTCGGCCACGAGCCGGTGCACTTCCGAGAAGAGATCCGCTCACGCATGCCGTCGCCGGACGAGCTGACGCAGCTGAGCCTCGCCCCGGGCACCCCGGTCATCCTCATCTGCCGCACCGCGTTCACCGACGAAGGCCACCCCGTCGAGGTCAACGAGATGACCCTGGACGCCGCCTCCTACGTCCTGGAATACGACTTCGACGCATAG
- a CDS encoding MFS transporter, translated as MSETVSPAGKAPSRPGAGGPDANRWKALAFIAIAQLMVVLDATIVNIALPSAQQDLGISDGNRQWVVTAYALAFGGLLLFGGRIADLWGRKRAFVVGLGGFALASALGGAATNEAMMFGARALQGAFGALLAPAALSLLAVMFTDGKERAKAFGIYGAIAGGGGAVGLILGGFLTEYLNWRWTFFVNIPFAVIAAAGAYFVIREPAGGRNRSPLDVPGVILSTLGLVALVYGFTRAESAGWSDTLTIAMFVASAVLLVSFVAVEARVKAPLLPLRVVTERNRGGVYLSLGLAIIAMFGLFLFLTYYLQVVKGYSPVRTGFAFLPMIAGMITGSTQIGARLMTRVAPRLLMGPGFLVAALGMLLLTQLEIGTSYAAVLLPGMLLLGLGMGTAFMPAMSLATTGVEPRDSGVASAMVNTSQQVGGAIGTALLNTIAASATTAYVADHIGGATSRSQQQLVQLQGQVQGYTSAIWFAVGILVAAAAIALTLINAGRPGGTAVAGSSDASVEDEVAVPVAMH; from the coding sequence ATGTCTGAAACAGTCTCCCCGGCCGGAAAGGCCCCGAGCCGCCCCGGTGCCGGCGGTCCGGACGCCAACCGCTGGAAAGCGCTCGCCTTCATCGCGATCGCCCAGCTGATGGTCGTTCTGGACGCCACCATCGTGAACATCGCCCTGCCGTCCGCACAGCAGGACCTGGGCATCTCGGACGGCAACCGTCAGTGGGTCGTCACCGCCTACGCCCTGGCGTTCGGCGGTCTGCTGCTGTTCGGCGGCCGCATCGCCGACCTGTGGGGGCGCAAGCGGGCCTTCGTGGTCGGTCTGGGCGGCTTCGCGCTGGCGTCCGCGCTCGGCGGCGCCGCCACCAACGAGGCCATGATGTTCGGCGCCCGCGCGCTGCAGGGCGCGTTCGGCGCGCTGCTCGCGCCCGCCGCGCTGTCGCTCCTCGCGGTGATGTTCACCGACGGCAAGGAGCGCGCCAAGGCGTTCGGCATCTACGGCGCGATCGCCGGTGGCGGTGGTGCCGTGGGTCTGATCCTCGGCGGCTTCCTGACCGAGTACCTGAACTGGCGCTGGACGTTCTTCGTGAACATCCCCTTCGCCGTGATCGCCGCGGCCGGCGCGTACTTCGTCATCCGTGAGCCCGCGGGCGGCCGCAACCGCTCCCCGCTCGACGTCCCCGGCGTGATCCTGTCCACCCTCGGCCTGGTCGCCCTGGTCTACGGCTTCACCCGCGCCGAGTCGGCGGGCTGGAGCGACACCCTGACGATCGCCATGTTCGTCGCCTCGGCCGTGCTGCTCGTGTCGTTCGTGGCCGTCGAGGCGCGGGTCAAGGCGCCGCTGCTGCCGCTGCGCGTGGTCACCGAGCGCAACCGCGGCGGTGTCTATCTCTCGCTGGGCCTGGCGATCATCGCGATGTTCGGCCTGTTCCTCTTCCTCACCTACTACCTGCAGGTCGTGAAGGGGTACTCGCCGGTCAGGACCGGCTTCGCCTTCCTGCCGATGATCGCGGGCATGATCACGGGCTCCACGCAGATCGGCGCCCGGCTGATGACCCGGGTCGCCCCCCGTCTGCTGATGGGTCCGGGCTTCCTGGTCGCCGCGCTCGGCATGCTGCTGCTGACCCAGCTGGAGATCGGCACCTCGTACGCGGCCGTGCTGCTGCCGGGCATGCTGCTGCTCGGTCTCGGTATGGGTACGGCGTTCATGCCGGCCATGTCGCTGGCCACGACGGGCGTCGAGCCGCGTGACTCCGGTGTCGCCTCCGCGATGGTCAACACCTCGCAGCAGGTGGGCGGCGCGATCGGTACGGCCCTGCTGAACACGATCGCCGCCTCGGCCACCACGGCCTACGTCGCCGACCACATCGGCGGCGCCACGAGCCGGTCCCAGCAGCAGCTGGTCCAGCTCCAGGGCCAGGTGCAGGGCTACACCAGCGCCATCTGGTTCGCCGTCGGGATCCTGGTGGCGGCCGCGGCCATCGCCCTGACCCTGATCAACGCGGGCCGTCCGGGCGGCACGGCGGTCGCCGGGTCCTCCGACGCCTCCGTCGAGGACGAGGTGGCCGTGCCGGTCGCCATGCACTGA
- a CDS encoding enoyl-CoA hydratase-related protein produces MPSLDRQENVFVLDLGDGENRFHPDWIAAVGAALDEVEKAEGPRALVTAATGKFWSNGLDLEWLFANADHYHDYVVSVHELFARLLALPVITVAALQGHTFAAGAMLSLAHDFRVMRADRGYWCLPEADIDIPFTPGMSSLIQSRLAPQTAHEAMITARRYGGGDAAAAAIVDRAVPEDEVRSTALELAQSLAPKAGTTLGTIKSRMYASTLTTLRDTTNPLG; encoded by the coding sequence ATGCCCTCGCTCGACCGTCAGGAAAACGTGTTCGTCCTCGACCTGGGGGACGGCGAGAACCGGTTCCACCCCGACTGGATCGCCGCGGTCGGGGCCGCGCTGGACGAGGTGGAGAAGGCGGAGGGCCCGCGCGCCCTGGTGACGGCGGCCACCGGCAAGTTCTGGTCCAACGGCCTGGACCTGGAGTGGCTGTTCGCCAACGCCGACCACTACCACGACTACGTGGTCTCGGTGCACGAACTGTTCGCCCGCCTGCTGGCGCTGCCGGTCATCACCGTGGCGGCGCTGCAGGGGCACACGTTCGCGGCCGGGGCGATGCTCTCCCTGGCCCACGACTTCCGCGTGATGCGCGCCGACCGCGGCTACTGGTGCCTGCCCGAGGCGGACATCGACATCCCGTTCACCCCGGGCATGTCGTCCCTCATCCAGTCCCGGCTGGCCCCGCAGACGGCCCACGAGGCGATGATCACGGCCCGCCGCTACGGCGGCGGCGACGCCGCGGCCGCCGCCATCGTCGACCGCGCGGTCCCGGAGGACGAGGTCCGCTCCACGGCGCTGGAACTGGCCCAGTCCCTGGCGCCGAAGGCCGGCACCACCCTGGGCACGATCAAGTCCCGCATGTACGCCTCCACCCTCACGACCCTGCGTGACACCACGAACCCCCTGGGCTGA